One part of the Ziziphus jujuba cultivar Dongzao chromosome 2, ASM3175591v1 genome encodes these proteins:
- the LOC107419151 gene encoding uncharacterized protein LOC107419151 isoform X2: MSSSPGSESDNSIEFEELLEFGTRCRELRKEKDMLKESQTESFELIKKLELHVKSLSEGRIKDKKRIQVLEKELMNCSQEIDYLQDQLNERNTEVNCLEEQVHSLRLTLAGMENLEDNLGWLREELHRSSSECLYLMQELVSKELELQKSNLCIEKLEESISYIALESQCEIESMKLDIMGLEQSGLHTDKIHDETVQVKARGKLFQEAELQSQNTLKLIKCLEIENKELKEKLEKSETNFRIFCRGLDKWLEMDISQFNLDSSLSELGSKLTMSKEVRDVFLPVVSKLATALAKDGDVMKKKEKMSQEIQEYELLVEQLKEELRQEKLKAREEAEDLAQEVAEVRYQFTSLLEEECKRRACIEQVSLQRIAELEAQVSKTNREKPVMLLGSYMEHRVGGNNIQIVSLEDKCYAGRGKIFVAVLNVK; this comes from the exons ATGTCAAGCAGCCCCGGGAGTGAAAGTGACAATTCCATTGAATTTGAGGAACTCCTAGAGTTTGGGACAAGATGCAGAGAG ctaagaaaggaaaaagacatGTTGAAAGAATCACAAACTGAAAGTTTTGAATTAATCAAG AAATTAGAACTACATGTGAAATCATTATCAGAAGGCCGTATAAAGGACAAGAAACGCATTCAAGTGTTGGAAAAAGAGCTCATGAACTGCTCTCAAGAAATTG ATTACTTACAGGATCAACTAAATGAAAGGAACACGGAGGTGAACTGCCTGGAAGAGCAAGTTCACAGCCTCAGATTGACGTTAGCAGGCATGGAAAATTTAGAGGACAACCTGGGCTGGTTAAGGGAGGAGTTGCATAGGTCCAGTTCTGAATGCCTGTACTTGATGCAGGAATTAGTTAGCAAAGAATTGGAGttacaaaagtcaaatttgtgTATAGAGAAACTGGAGGAATCAATTTCATACATAGCATTAGAGTCTCAATGTGAAATTGAGAGCATGAAGCTTGATATAATGGGGTTGGAACAAAGTGGTTTGCATACTGACAAAATCCACGATGAAACTGTTCAAGTAAAGGCCAGGGGGAAGTTGTTTCAAGAAGCTGAACTTCAATCTCAGAATACTCTGAAACTTATCAAATGTTTGGAGATTGAAAATAAGGAACTTAAAGAGAAGCTTGAGAAATCAGAAACAAATTTTAGGATATTTTGCCGAGGACTTGATAAGTGGCTGGAAATGGACATTTCTCAATTCAACTTGGACTCTTCATTAAGTGAACTAGGGAGCAAGCTCACCATGTCTAAAGAAGTTAG GGATGTTTTCTTGCCAGTCGTTTCAAAACTGGCTACTGCACTGGCAAAAGATGGAGATGTcatgaagaagaaggaaaagatgTCACAAGAAATACAAGAGTATGAACTTCTTGTGGAGCAACTGAAG GAAGAGTTGAGACAAGAAAAGTTGAAGGCAAGGGAAGAAGCAGAGGATTTAGCTCAAGAAGTGGCTGAGGTCAGGTACCAATTTACAAGTTTGCTAGAAGAAGAGTGTAAACGCCGTGCTTGCATTGAACAAGTATCTTTGCAGAGAATTGCTGAATTAGAGGCACAGGT CTCCAAAACAAACAGAGAAAAACCAGTGATGCTGTTAGGCAGCTACATGGAGCATAGAGTTGGTGGTAACAATATCCAGATAGTTTCTCTCGAGGATAAATGTTATGCAG GAAGGGGAAAGATTTTTGTGGCTGTGCTGAATGTCAAATAA
- the LOC107419150 gene encoding uncharacterized protein LOC107419150: protein MGSLRPATRWVFQFSFCESLSVTLSPNAPSMDSTTRLTPLPPDQLNPITNPNPSSNNLPSNPHSQMFNPTQFTFSNSSSQLSHHSSTTTNHTANPFLSFPQPVLPYTLPSDPPIHPPGTDPYANSGTYPLTHVGFHGQTQYREDPNASFQNWVVNQAESIRYDNVVKSDNENSLVPTSSNSYGNNTWTHQPLANDVTNNTLSQSSVNGQVIAGSLGVVVPTSAELAKKTRKLVSGGTAVDSVRLCTICDVVCNSQDVYNKHISGRKHAAQVSLAALGDIGPYFAAVRSQFSSTGSKVPKKVKVIQSAWCDVCKINCNSNDVYVKHLTGKKHLKNLEQLKKLSNASNAAASIGSSAGSIPVIGPPENPQTNKGKSVDTPKPHENATQSQAVKEDLEMKRRKIVESGTAAHSVRMCTICNVACNSQTVLDSHLGGQKHKDMMNKLAKAGMATAG, encoded by the exons ATGGGCTCGCTTCGACCTGCAACCCGATGGGTTTTCCAGTTCTCTTTCTGCGAATCTCTCTCTGTCACGCTCTCTCCAAATGCTCCTTCCATGGACTCCACCACAAGATTGACTCCATTGCCACCAGACCAACTAAACCCCATTACAAACCCTAACCCTAGCTCCAACAATCTCCCTTCAAATCCTCACTCTCAAATGTTCAATCCTACACAATTCACGTTCTCCAATTCTTCCTCTCAACTCTCCCACCATTCTTCCACCACCACAAACCACACTGCTAATCCTTTCTTGTCATTTCCTCAACCAGTGCTTCCCTATACCTTACCTTCAGACCCACCCATTCACCCACCTGGAACCGACCCATATGCCAATTCGGGTACCTACCCATTGACCCATGTTGGGTTCCATGGCCAAACGCAATATCGTGAAGACCCAAACGCAAGTTTCCAGAATTGGGTCGTCAATCAAGCCGAATCCATCAGATACGATAAT GTTGTGAAATCTGACAATGAGAATTCATTAGTGCCCACAAGCTCAAATTCCTATGGGAACAACACTTGGACACATCAACCACTAGCAAATGATGTGACAAACAATACTTTAAGCCAAA GCAGTGTAAATGGACAAGTAATTGCTGGCAGTTTGGGTGTGGTTGTGCCTACTAGTGCAGAGTTGGCGAAAAAGACAAGAAAGCTTGTGAGTGGTGGTACGGCAGTTGATTCAGTAAGGTTATGCACTATATGCGATGTTGTTTGCAACAGCCAAGATGTGTACAATAAACATATTTCTGGCAGAAAGCACGCTGCTCAG GTTAGCCTAGCAGCACTGGGTGATATTGGACCATATTTTGCTGCAGTTCGATCTCAATTCAGTAGCACTGGGAGTAAAGTTCCAAAGAAGGTCAAGGTTATTCAATCTGCATGGTGTGATGTTTGCAAAATCAATTGCAACAGCAATGATGTGTATGTCAAGCACTTAACTGGAAAGAAACACCTAAAGAATCTGGAGCAACTGAAAAAGTTAAGCAATGCTTCTAATGCTGCTGCATCAATAGGTTCGTCAGCTGGATCTATACCGGTGATTGGTCCACCAGAAAACCCACAAACCAATAAGGGTAAAAGTGTTGATACTCCAAAACCACATGAAAATGCTACTCAGTCACAGGCTGTGAAAGAGGATTTGGAGATGAAGAGACGTAAGATTGTAGAGAGTGGAACGGCGGCCCACTCTGTTAGAATGTGCACCATTTGCAATGTGGCATGCAACAGTCAGACAGTTTTAGATTCTCATCTTGGCGGCCAGAAGCATAAAGATATGATGAATAAATTAGCAAAAGCTGGAATGGCAACTGCAGGTTGA
- the LOC107419151 gene encoding uncharacterized protein LOC107419151 isoform X1, with amino-acid sequence MSSSPGSESDNSIEFEELLEFGTRCRELRKEKDMLKESQTESFELIKKLELHVKSLSEGRIKDKKRIQVLEKELMNCSQEIDYLQDQLNERNTEVNCLEEQVHSLRLTLAGMENLEDNLGWLREELHRSSSECLYLMQELVSKELELQKSNLCIEKLEESISYIALESQCEIESMKLDIMGLEQSGLHTDKIHDETVQVKARGKLFQEAELQSQNTLKLIKCLEIENKELKEKLEKSETNFRIFCRGLDKWLEMDISQFNLDSSLSELGSKLTMSKEVRDVFLPVVSKLATALAKDGDVMKKKEKMSQEIQEYELLVEQLKEELRQEKLKAREEAEDLAQEVAEVRYQFTSLLEEECKRRACIEQVSLQRIAELEAQVSKTNREKPVMLLGSYMEHRVGGNNIQIVSLEDKCYADLNLTTPSTQHVLKP; translated from the exons ATGTCAAGCAGCCCCGGGAGTGAAAGTGACAATTCCATTGAATTTGAGGAACTCCTAGAGTTTGGGACAAGATGCAGAGAG ctaagaaaggaaaaagacatGTTGAAAGAATCACAAACTGAAAGTTTTGAATTAATCAAG AAATTAGAACTACATGTGAAATCATTATCAGAAGGCCGTATAAAGGACAAGAAACGCATTCAAGTGTTGGAAAAAGAGCTCATGAACTGCTCTCAAGAAATTG ATTACTTACAGGATCAACTAAATGAAAGGAACACGGAGGTGAACTGCCTGGAAGAGCAAGTTCACAGCCTCAGATTGACGTTAGCAGGCATGGAAAATTTAGAGGACAACCTGGGCTGGTTAAGGGAGGAGTTGCATAGGTCCAGTTCTGAATGCCTGTACTTGATGCAGGAATTAGTTAGCAAAGAATTGGAGttacaaaagtcaaatttgtgTATAGAGAAACTGGAGGAATCAATTTCATACATAGCATTAGAGTCTCAATGTGAAATTGAGAGCATGAAGCTTGATATAATGGGGTTGGAACAAAGTGGTTTGCATACTGACAAAATCCACGATGAAACTGTTCAAGTAAAGGCCAGGGGGAAGTTGTTTCAAGAAGCTGAACTTCAATCTCAGAATACTCTGAAACTTATCAAATGTTTGGAGATTGAAAATAAGGAACTTAAAGAGAAGCTTGAGAAATCAGAAACAAATTTTAGGATATTTTGCCGAGGACTTGATAAGTGGCTGGAAATGGACATTTCTCAATTCAACTTGGACTCTTCATTAAGTGAACTAGGGAGCAAGCTCACCATGTCTAAAGAAGTTAG GGATGTTTTCTTGCCAGTCGTTTCAAAACTGGCTACTGCACTGGCAAAAGATGGAGATGTcatgaagaagaaggaaaagatgTCACAAGAAATACAAGAGTATGAACTTCTTGTGGAGCAACTGAAG GAAGAGTTGAGACAAGAAAAGTTGAAGGCAAGGGAAGAAGCAGAGGATTTAGCTCAAGAAGTGGCTGAGGTCAGGTACCAATTTACAAGTTTGCTAGAAGAAGAGTGTAAACGCCGTGCTTGCATTGAACAAGTATCTTTGCAGAGAATTGCTGAATTAGAGGCACAGGT CTCCAAAACAAACAGAGAAAAACCAGTGATGCTGTTAGGCAGCTACATGGAGCATAGAGTTGGTGGTAACAATATCCAGATAGTTTCTCTCGAGGATAAATGTTATGCAG ATTTGAACCTAACAACTCCTTCAACCCAACATGTCCTTAAGCCTTAA